One genomic window of Quercus robur chromosome 6, dhQueRobu3.1, whole genome shotgun sequence includes the following:
- the LOC126689792 gene encoding uncharacterized protein LOC126689792, with the protein MERARAKPDSDHLLGLSTKYLLLRNLPKCRHCAIQARESDPVQSSTANKILAIADVLSAAENRFRNRHLDYYSILQVRRSESGNRRVVRAQFVKLAALLNPNVNKFAFSDEALSLVREAWTVLSDSDKRAQYEAEIDKTAAEAAFWTLCPYCYYMYEYEKVYEDCCLRCQNCRRGFHGVAVNAPRKAEKNGETEYSVCWSYFPLGYEREKEKVEASGNRVNLGGNVGDFVWIAEEKKDGKNDGVKGNVGVGRNVKTKAGRKMNVKTVGRKTKKVMGNNIGRNEGMDMNESGDDESVELEFYKGKDGDDDDVYVGLMA; encoded by the coding sequence ATGGAGCGAGCTCGCGCGAAACCCGACTCCGATCACCTTCTCGGACTATCCACCAAATACTTGTTACTCCGAAACCTACCCAAGTGCCGACACTGCGCCATCCAAGCCCGAGAATCCGACCCGGTTCAATCCTCCACCGCCAACAAAATACTCGCCATCGCCGACGTCCTCTCCGCCGCCGAGAATCGCTTCCGCAACCGCCACCTCGATTACTACTCCATCCTCCAAGTCCGACGCTCCGAGTCCGGGAACCGCCGGGTCGTTCGAGCCCAGTTCGTTAAACTGGCGGCGCTCCTGAACCCGAACGTCAACAAGTTCGCTTTCTCCGACGAAGCTCTCAGCCTCGTACGCGAAGCTTGGACTGTGCTGTCCGACTCGGACAAGAGAGCCCAGTACGAGGCCGAAATCGACAAGACCGCCGCCGAGGCGGCATTCTGGACTTTGTGCCCGTACTGTTACTACATGTACGAGTACGAGAAGGTGTACGAGGATTGTTGCTTGAGGTGCCAGAATTGTCGGAGAGGGTTTCATGGGGTAGCGGTGAACGCGCCGCGGAAGGCGGAGAAGAATGGGGAGACAGAGTACTCTGTTTGCTGGAGCTATTTTCCTCTTGGGtacgagagagagaaagagaaagtcgAGGCGAGTGGCAATCGTGTAAATTTGGGTGGAAATGTGGGCGATTTCGTGTGGATTGCTGAGGAGAAAAAGGATGGGAAAAACGACGGCGTTAAAGGGAATGTGGGAGTTGGGAGGAATGTGAAGACTAAAGCAGGGAGGAAGATGAATGTGAAAACTGTGGGGAGGAAAACAAAGAAGGTAATGGGGAATAATATTGGGAGGAATGAAGGAATGGATATGAATGAGAGTGGAGATGATGAGAGTGTTGAGTTGGAGTTTTATAAGGGGAaagatggtgatgatgatgatgtttaTGTTGGGTTAATGGCATAG